A single window of Xylocopilactobacillus apicola DNA harbors:
- the rfbB gene encoding dTDP-glucose 4,6-dehydratase, with protein MNILVTGGLGFIGANFIRYHLAHYCSDQVINLDALTYAANTDNLNGTNQSHYRFYSGNINNRNLVANIVAGNHVDLILNFAAESHVDRSISDPDIFVETNVLGVQTLLEVAKEHQVRLIQISTDEVYGSLPSGVWAQKTTPINPSSPYAASKASADLLVNSYQKTYGVQANIVRSTNNYGPYQNLEKLIPKAITHALRDATIELYGDGTNLRSWLYVEDNVRAIELVIEKGVPGEIYQVGSFEEFSNLAVTQMVATELGKSPDFIQFGSDRPGHDWRYGLDFARITSLGWKPEVDFASGLRRTIDWYQTNRAWWEVDV; from the coding sequence GTGAACATTTTAGTGACGGGTGGACTGGGCTTTATTGGAGCTAATTTCATTCGGTATCACTTGGCTCATTATTGTTCTGACCAGGTGATTAATCTGGATGCTTTGACCTATGCGGCAAATACGGATAACTTGAATGGGACCAACCAAAGTCACTATCGTTTTTACAGTGGAAATATTAATAATCGAAATTTGGTGGCGAACATTGTTGCTGGTAATCATGTTGATTTGATTTTAAATTTTGCAGCTGAAAGTCATGTTGATCGCTCAATATCCGACCCAGACATTTTCGTCGAGACCAATGTTCTGGGTGTTCAAACCTTGTTAGAGGTGGCAAAAGAGCATCAGGTGCGCTTAATTCAAATCTCCACTGATGAAGTTTATGGCAGTTTGCCAAGTGGGGTCTGGGCTCAAAAGACGACACCAATAAATCCGAGTTCGCCTTATGCAGCTAGTAAAGCGAGTGCGGATTTGTTGGTGAATTCTTACCAGAAAACTTACGGTGTTCAAGCTAATATTGTGCGCTCGACCAATAACTACGGACCTTATCAGAATTTGGAGAAGCTGATTCCAAAGGCTATTACGCATGCTTTAAGAGACGCGACAATTGAACTTTATGGTGACGGGACTAATCTCCGTTCTTGGTTGTACGTCGAGGACAATGTTAGGGCAATTGAGTTGGTGATTGAAAAAGGTGTCCCGGGAGAAATTTATCAAGTAGGTTCTTTTGAAGAATTTAGTAATCTAGCGGTGACCCAAATGGTTGCCACTGAACTGGGGAAAAGTCCCGATTTTATCCAATTTGGCAGTGATCGACCGGGGCACGATTGGCGCTATGGGTTAGATTTTGCAAGAATTACTTCCTTAGGTTGGAAGCCGGAGGTTGATTTTGCCAGCGGCCTCCGAAGAACTATTGACTGGTATCAAACTAACCGTGCTTGGTGGGAAGTTGATGTTTAG
- a CDS encoding alpha/beta hydrolase, whose product MALLQINYRSKVLSEDQEMVVILPEKEAVDADLTEIPVLYLLHGMGGNELTWLRQTRLARLIRRTNLAVVMPTTGLGWYTNTTYGMNYFDALALELPEKIHEMFPQLATSRERNFVAGLSMGGYGAWKFAFGTNKFSYAASLSGALDLSQMNLDLIKDEQQLAYWQGIFGNLNDFAGSENDLLELARQQAAKNLELPKLFAWIGTDDDLYLSNQSAKKEVEGLGYQLNYQKSRGRHEWYYWDQLLEDVLRWLPIDYVEEERLI is encoded by the coding sequence ATGGCTTTATTACAGATTAATTATCGCTCAAAGGTTTTAAGCGAAGATCAGGAAATGGTAGTTATTTTGCCAGAAAAAGAAGCGGTGGATGCTGATTTAACTGAAATCCCGGTTCTTTATCTATTGCACGGCATGGGCGGAAACGAGCTCACATGGTTGCGTCAAACCCGCCTTGCTCGTTTAATTCGTCGTACCAATCTGGCCGTGGTTATGCCAACCACGGGTTTAGGCTGGTACACTAACACGACTTATGGGATGAACTATTTTGATGCTCTAGCGCTAGAATTGCCTGAGAAAATCCATGAAATGTTCCCGCAATTGGCAACTTCCAGAGAACGTAATTTTGTCGCGGGTCTTTCGATGGGTGGTTACGGCGCTTGGAAGTTTGCTTTTGGGACCAATAAATTCTCTTACGCTGCCTCACTATCAGGGGCGTTAGATTTGAGTCAAATGAATTTGGACCTAATTAAAGATGAGCAGCAGCTGGCTTATTGGCAAGGCATTTTTGGTAATCTAAATGATTTTGCGGGCTCTGAGAATGATTTATTGGAGTTGGCGCGCCAACAGGCAGCAAAAAATCTGGAGCTACCAAAGCTTTTTGCATGGATTGGGACCGATGATGATCTGTATTTGAGCAATCAATCAGCCAAAAAAGAAGTTGAAGGTTTAGGTTATCAGCTTAATTATCAAAAATCACGCGGGCGACATGAATGGTATTATTGGGATCAATTACTAGAAGATGTCTTGAGGTGGTTGCCGATCGATTACGTTGAAGAAGAGAGGCTGATTTAG
- a CDS encoding shikimate kinase produces the protein MNKAEQNETIVLVGFWGIFQNQIGHNLAEQLNRPFYDFKEEVENQFLRLPPSQFDSIGWDEIHHVEEYVFSDLLSRQGSIISTGSDLVEDKNNLITLVESDAAIIYLHIKHSKSLVKYLATHLYSDYIGEQPVEKILQDYWKFGDEAYRNISDLLLETANKDAAELAHEIASFITTEVDEDDLF, from the coding sequence ATGAATAAAGCTGAACAAAATGAAACGATAGTACTCGTTGGTTTTTGGGGGATTTTCCAAAACCAAATTGGCCACAATCTGGCTGAACAATTAAATAGGCCCTTTTATGACTTCAAAGAAGAGGTGGAGAATCAGTTTTTGCGTTTGCCACCTAGTCAATTTGACAGCATCGGTTGGGATGAAATTCATCATGTTGAAGAATATGTGTTCTCCGATTTGCTTAGTAGGCAGGGGAGCATTATTTCGACTGGTTCTGACTTGGTTGAGGATAAAAATAATCTCATTACTTTAGTGGAATCAGACGCAGCTATTATCTATTTACATATCAAACATTCAAAATCATTGGTCAAGTACCTAGCTACTCATTTGTATTCAGATTATATTGGTGAGCAGCCTGTTGAGAAAATTTTGCAGGATTATTGGAAGTTTGGGGATGAAGCTTATCGCAATATTTCTGACTTATTATTGGAAACAGCGAACAAAGATGCAGCAGAATTAGCCCACGAGATCGCATCTTTTATTACTACTGAAGTTGATGAAGACGATCTATTTTAG
- a CDS encoding PspC domain-containing protein — protein MILFFIFFFIVISLLILLFIASLVGRVLGLYKSTDNRVLAGVCGGIGERFGISPGILRIVWLLSILLLGQGLFWYLAFAIVLPTKSHHWDDF, from the coding sequence ATGATTCTTTTCTTTATTTTCTTTTTTATAGTAATTTCACTTTTGATTCTTCTGTTTATTGCTTCGTTAGTTGGAAGAGTTCTAGGACTTTATAAATCGACTGATAATCGAGTTCTGGCAGGTGTTTGTGGGGGAATCGGAGAACGGTTTGGAATCTCTCCTGGCATTCTCAGAATCGTCTGGCTTTTGTCGATTTTGCTCCTTGGACAGGGGCTGTTTTGGTATCTTGCTTTTGCCATTGTTTTACCAACTAAAAGTCACCACTGGGACGATTTCTAA
- a CDS encoding xanthine phosphoribosyltransferase has protein sequence MKLLEDRIQKDGLILNDDILKVDSFLNHQVDPALMMEIGKEFARIFADTNADRILTVESSGIAPAVMAGYVMDLPVVFARKHKSLTLPDNVYTADVFSFTKQVKNKIIIDKRFLHPDENILIIDDFLANGQAVYGLLDITKAAGANIQGVGIVIEKTFQRGRKLLDENNIRVEALARISEFKDGKVVFTED, from the coding sequence ATGAAACTACTGGAAGACAGAATTCAAAAAGATGGACTAATTCTTAATGACGACATTTTAAAGGTCGATTCTTTTCTAAATCACCAAGTTGATCCTGCTCTAATGATGGAAATCGGCAAAGAATTTGCGAGGATTTTTGCTGATACAAATGCTGATCGCATTTTAACCGTTGAATCATCCGGCATTGCCCCTGCGGTAATGGCGGGCTATGTTATGGATCTACCAGTGGTTTTCGCCCGCAAGCATAAATCGCTGACTTTGCCAGACAACGTCTACACCGCTGATGTCTTTTCATTCACGAAGCAAGTCAAGAATAAGATTATTATCGACAAGCGTTTCCTGCACCCCGATGAGAACATTTTGATCATCGATGATTTTCTAGCTAACGGACAAGCTGTCTACGGACTACTTGATATTACTAAAGCCGCCGGTGCTAATATTCAAGGCGTTGGGATCGTGATCGAAAAGACTTTCCAGCGCGGCAGAAAACTTCTCGACGAGAACAATATTAGAGTTGAAGCCCTCGCAAGAATTTCTGAATTCAAAGACGGCAAAGTCGTTTTTACCGAGGATTAA
- a CDS encoding S66 family peptidase, giving the protein MLNLPSNLEKGDRIAIVSLSRGTLGEKSAKHQLDLGLKRLQELGLKPELMPNALKGVKYLAAHPEARAADLKAAFYDSRIKGIFCAIGGLDTYRILPHIMEDSEFVRAVLQHPKLFSGFSDTTINHLMFHRLGLRTYYGPNFINDLAELDSDLLPKTKETIMRYFSNPSETAITSSPVWYEERTDFSEKALGTVRPSHVEEHGYEVLRGQGVVTGELLGGCLDSLHDMIHTTIPKISDEDKVIAKYQIFPSKEEWQGKILFIETSEMCPDAEFYRHMLEDLKAWGIFQNINGIIVGKPQNEKNYEEYKAVLLDVTSDFQLPIIYNVNFGHSYPRVALPYGARVELDLDHPAITVKEPFFRN; this is encoded by the coding sequence ATGCTTAATTTACCATCGAATTTAGAAAAAGGCGACAGAATCGCGATTGTAAGTCTTTCTCGGGGAACTTTGGGCGAAAAATCGGCCAAACATCAACTTGATCTGGGTCTCAAAAGATTGCAAGAATTAGGACTTAAACCAGAATTGATGCCCAACGCGTTAAAAGGGGTGAAATATTTAGCAGCACACCCTGAGGCGCGAGCAGCAGATCTCAAGGCAGCTTTTTACGATTCACGGATCAAAGGAATTTTTTGCGCAATAGGGGGACTTGATACTTATCGAATACTTCCACATATAATGGAAGATTCAGAATTTGTTCGAGCTGTGTTGCAACATCCCAAGCTATTTAGCGGGTTCTCAGATACGACAATTAATCATTTGATGTTCCACCGCTTGGGTCTACGGACTTATTATGGTCCGAATTTTATCAATGATTTAGCAGAGCTTGATTCTGATTTGCTCCCAAAAACTAAAGAAACTATTATGCGTTACTTTTCAAATCCAAGTGAGACGGCGATTACTTCAAGCCCAGTTTGGTATGAAGAACGAACTGATTTTTCTGAAAAAGCGCTAGGGACTGTTCGGCCTAGTCATGTAGAAGAGCATGGATATGAGGTTCTAAGAGGTCAAGGAGTTGTCACTGGTGAACTGCTTGGCGGCTGTTTAGACAGTTTGCATGACATGATTCACACGACGATTCCAAAAATTAGCGATGAAGATAAAGTTATTGCTAAGTATCAGATTTTTCCGTCAAAAGAAGAGTGGCAGGGGAAAATCTTATTTATCGAAACTAGTGAAATGTGTCCAGATGCAGAGTTTTATCGGCATATGTTAGAAGATCTGAAGGCTTGGGGAATATTTCAAAACATTAATGGGATTATTGTCGGAAAACCGCAAAATGAGAAAAATTATGAAGAGTATAAAGCTGTCTTATTAGATGTCACCAGTGACTTTCAGCTGCCCATTATTTATAATGTGAATTTTGGACACAGTTATCCGCGGGTGGCTTTGCCGTACGGGGCAAGAGTAGAGCTCGATCTTGATCACCCTGCGATCACCGTTAAAGAGCCATTTTTTAGAAATTAA
- a CDS encoding bis(5'-nucleosyl)-tetraphosphatase, whose product MTLEISTGAVVYRKHNGTIEYLLEQSVPSHYWGFPKGHVEEGESEQEAAEREIREETGLNVHVDVTGFRQSDEYPLANGNLKRTILFLAEASDDQKIIKQDSEISHLDWFNYEDARATLTYASLRAILRNAHNYLNGR is encoded by the coding sequence TTGACATTAGAAATTTCAACCGGAGCGGTCGTATACCGCAAACACAATGGAACGATCGAATATCTTCTTGAACAAAGTGTGCCTTCTCATTACTGGGGGTTTCCAAAAGGACACGTCGAAGAAGGAGAATCTGAACAAGAAGCGGCAGAACGCGAAATCCGAGAGGAGACCGGCCTTAACGTGCACGTCGACGTCACTGGCTTTAGACAGTCAGATGAATATCCCTTGGCTAACGGCAACCTCAAGCGAACAATTCTCTTTTTAGCTGAAGCTAGCGATGATCAAAAGATAATTAAACAGGATTCTGAAATCAGCCACTTGGACTGGTTTAACTACGAAGATGCGCGAGCGACCCTGACTTATGCCAGTTTAAGGGCAATTCTCAGAAACGCTCACAATTACTTGAATGGCCGTTAA
- a CDS encoding MgtC/SapB family protein has product MNLYLSIYEIIFRLLLSVVCAGLIGYNREQKNHSAGLRTHILVCVGACIIAMIQKEIGFNALMMASKYPRYAGVIRADEARLIAQVVSGVGFLGAGTILVHHQIVRGLTTAASLWAVAGLGLAIGMGNYDIAIAGTVVIFLVLTVLKQILHITPVKKVMIQYRHKKETKTFIQDYFDEHGIVVRDVNFNVDQSDTNNHIYTNVYDVEIPTKINNADIIEDISMNENIMSIKMVSL; this is encoded by the coding sequence ATGAATTTGTATTTATCAATTTACGAAATTATCTTTCGTCTACTGCTGTCAGTTGTTTGTGCTGGTCTGATCGGTTACAATCGAGAGCAAAAAAATCACTCTGCGGGATTGCGGACGCATATCTTAGTTTGTGTGGGGGCCTGCATTATTGCAATGATCCAAAAGGAGATTGGCTTCAATGCCTTGATGATGGCCAGCAAATATCCGCGTTACGCAGGAGTTATTAGAGCAGATGAGGCGCGGTTAATCGCCCAGGTGGTTAGCGGGGTCGGGTTCTTAGGCGCTGGGACGATCTTAGTACATCATCAAATTGTCCGCGGATTAACGACAGCTGCTAGTCTGTGGGCAGTAGCTGGGTTAGGTTTAGCAATTGGAATGGGGAATTATGACATCGCAATTGCTGGTACCGTGGTTATTTTCCTGGTTTTAACGGTTTTGAAGCAAATTCTTCACATTACGCCAGTTAAGAAAGTTATGATTCAGTACCGGCACAAGAAAGAAACCAAAACTTTCATTCAGGATTATTTTGACGAGCACGGTATCGTGGTGCGCGACGTTAACTTTAACGTTGACCAGTCGGATACCAATAATCATATCTATACTAACGTCTACGACGTGGAGATCCCGACCAAGATCAATAACGCCGATATCATTGAAGATATTTCAATGAATGAGAATATTATGTCAATTAAGATGGTCAGCCTTTAA
- a CDS encoding DegV family protein has translation MSKIQIVTDSSVRLTKQEIEEYEIEIVPLKVEIDGKNYLDGIDITPIEFVEKMRQATNLPKTSQPSLGDFVGVYSKYASNGQTVLSIHMLAALSGTVNVAREAAKISHGEVIVVDSDFTDRALAFQVLKAAQMAKSGASIEEILTEIEKVRDETKVYLALPTLTNLVKGGRISRVSGVLSTIIRLKLVIELKDQKLLPVKKTRSMKGIEQFYNGVIDEMLQNPNLHSIGISYVNAEDYAKSLAAHIFRIRPDIPTLLAETGPVLATHIGEKAIAILYY, from the coding sequence ATGAGTAAAATCCAAATTGTTACAGATTCTTCAGTCAGACTTACTAAGCAAGAAATTGAAGAATACGAAATTGAAATCGTACCCTTAAAAGTTGAAATTGACGGCAAGAACTATCTTGATGGCATCGATATTACGCCAATTGAATTCGTGGAAAAGATGCGTCAAGCTACGAATTTGCCGAAAACTAGCCAGCCTTCGCTTGGCGACTTTGTTGGGGTCTACAGTAAATATGCAAGCAACGGGCAAACTGTGTTGTCCATCCATATGCTTGCAGCTTTGAGCGGAACGGTGAACGTTGCTAGAGAAGCTGCAAAGATTAGTCACGGGGAAGTGATTGTGGTTGACAGTGATTTTACTGATCGAGCCCTTGCTTTTCAAGTACTCAAAGCTGCGCAAATGGCAAAATCAGGTGCTTCAATTGAGGAAATTTTGACAGAAATCGAGAAAGTTAGAGACGAAACGAAGGTCTACTTGGCTTTACCGACGCTGACCAATTTAGTTAAAGGAGGGCGAATCAGCCGAGTTTCAGGCGTGCTGTCTACGATCATCCGGCTTAAGCTTGTCATCGAGTTAAAAGATCAGAAATTGCTTCCAGTCAAGAAGACTCGCAGCATGAAAGGAATCGAACAATTTTATAACGGAGTAATTGATGAAATGTTGCAAAATCCTAATTTACATTCGATTGGGATCTCCTACGTTAACGCAGAGGATTATGCCAAATCACTAGCAGCGCATATTTTTAGAATTCGTCCAGATATTCCAACTTTGCTTGCAGAAACAGGTCCCGTCCTAGCAACGCATATTGGCGAAAAGGCAATCGCAATTCTTTATTATTAA
- a CDS encoding DUF5082 family protein: MNSSEIMSQIRAAEEKIQVLKGALIDMYSADKRLTEAGNSIKQAKSTAHPWRGQQKETFSYQAIQIDDIITANIRTNNDNIFATMTRIKQLESEIESLRNSLASALQAEASVK; encoded by the coding sequence ATGAATTCAAGTGAAATTATGAGCCAAATTAGAGCGGCGGAAGAAAAGATCCAGGTGCTAAAAGGTGCGCTGATTGATATGTATAGTGCTGATAAACGGCTGACCGAAGCTGGTAATTCGATTAAACAGGCAAAGTCCACGGCTCACCCTTGGCGCGGGCAACAAAAGGAGACTTTCAGTTACCAAGCTATTCAAATTGACGATATTATCACCGCAAATATTAGAACTAACAACGATAATATCTTTGCTACAATGACCAGAATTAAGCAGTTGGAAAGTGAAATTGAGAGTTTGCGCAACAGTTTAGCGAGCGCATTACAGGCGGAGGCAAGTGTCAAATGA
- a CDS encoding DUF3114 domain-containing protein: protein MVKIKMSEVLENYESLKRDADLLQNALKDVNESMLGVPKTENFHGRAQTLMLDYTQKIHETSTKKLNQNLEDLTKQMHQMINIFKSSVDNSDDAVIISGNLEEISKKVKNAQTSNISGETLANNAAAKAASAGANVYKLSSSCDELLHNLNRHIDKTKTNLMTFHSRKDLDKSFDNIGRSVVRVKTVIRSIDTVTLHGDEKFILGALLEELAADGWSEGGLNSLKEFIKEKMLNAKDRVKVLNNIAKSVREVGSDAFNALIRPYAQEGGAGEPAQRALKAMLKYLGAEMKDGYLKIPNGFPTNLDPFHNEFLQELLPRLVQNAFPFNLTIPGGLSTARGDFAAAIHQLRYYVSYANAVYVENEAKKLGIKPAVFLDLLTKMKGKDLKNHPILSKYADTEVTFESSRPHNKLSSFKATEEDFKGINKVKENLRKAGITDIKDLTDYNNYKLLSKFNVEFIVNNKTGDLLKVNLNNTAGKNALDYNNWDFDDLNGFINGPSYNYSNTGDMNKKEGDNENYKLDARKSSHYNYDYNYWYKLDMPNRNKATSGGMKIYVSPGGDNYDANTPKTFSELNNINFSDILKK from the coding sequence ATGGTTAAAATTAAAATGAGCGAAGTGTTGGAGAATTATGAGAGTTTGAAAAGAGATGCTGATCTCCTTCAAAATGCTTTAAAAGACGTTAACGAATCAATGTTAGGTGTACCAAAGACAGAGAATTTCCACGGTCGAGCTCAGACCTTGATGCTTGATTACACCCAAAAGATTCACGAAACTTCCACGAAAAAATTGAACCAGAATCTTGAAGATTTAACTAAACAGATGCATCAGATGATCAACATCTTCAAAAGTAGCGTTGATAATAGCGACGATGCGGTCATCATTTCAGGGAATCTTGAAGAAATTTCAAAAAAAGTAAAGAACGCCCAAACTAGTAACATCTCAGGCGAAACTTTAGCAAATAATGCTGCCGCAAAAGCCGCAAGTGCAGGAGCTAACGTTTACAAATTATCTAGCAGCTGCGATGAACTTCTACACAACTTAAATCGACACATCGATAAAACCAAAACCAATTTAATGACTTTCCACTCGCGCAAAGATCTCGATAAATCATTTGATAACATTGGCAGAAGTGTTGTGCGTGTAAAGACGGTGATTCGTTCCATCGATACAGTAACCCTCCATGGCGACGAGAAATTTATCTTGGGAGCATTATTAGAAGAATTAGCAGCGGACGGTTGGTCTGAAGGAGGTCTAAACTCGTTGAAAGAATTTATCAAGGAAAAGATGCTTAATGCCAAAGATCGAGTAAAGGTGCTCAATAACATCGCCAAAAGCGTCCGGGAAGTCGGCTCTGATGCATTTAATGCACTGATCCGACCTTACGCCCAAGAAGGGGGTGCAGGTGAACCTGCTCAACGGGCACTGAAAGCAATGCTTAAATATTTGGGAGCTGAAATGAAAGACGGTTACTTGAAAATCCCGAACGGATTCCCCACAAATTTGGATCCATTTCATAACGAGTTCTTACAAGAACTTCTGCCGAGATTGGTACAAAACGCCTTTCCATTTAATCTTACTATACCTGGTGGACTATCAACTGCAAGAGGAGATTTTGCCGCTGCAATTCATCAATTGCGCTATTACGTTTCTTATGCCAACGCTGTCTACGTCGAGAACGAAGCCAAAAAACTGGGGATTAAACCAGCTGTGTTCTTAGATTTATTGACAAAAATGAAGGGCAAAGATCTGAAAAACCATCCAATCCTTAGCAAATATGCAGACACCGAAGTAACTTTCGAAAGTTCAAGACCTCACAATAAGTTAAGCTCATTTAAAGCTACTGAGGAAGATTTCAAAGGGATCAATAAGGTGAAAGAGAATCTCAGAAAGGCGGGAATTACAGATATTAAAGACTTAACCGACTACAACAACTATAAATTATTATCCAAATTCAACGTTGAATTCATTGTTAACAACAAGACGGGCGATTTGTTGAAGGTAAATCTCAATAATACCGCGGGAAAAAATGCCCTCGATTACAACAATTGGGATTTCGACGACCTTAATGGATTCATAAATGGACCTTCCTACAATTATTCCAATACCGGGGACATGAATAAGAAGGAGGGGGATAATGAAAATTATAAACTAGATGCTCGTAAAAGTTCTCACTACAATTATGACTACAATTATTGGTATAAATTAGACATGCCTAATCGAAATAAAGCAACCAGCGGGGGGATGAAAATTTATGTTTCTCCGGGAGGTGATAACTATGACGCAAACACACCTAAGACGTTCTCTGAACTTAACAATATAAATTTCTCAGACATTCTAAAAAAATAA
- a CDS encoding type II toxin-antitoxin system HicB family antitoxin yields MELTYPVIVSKFNDNGNYFVVTSPALTELKVTKRTMPDATFWAADEIATMLEGKEDYPAPGDPASWDLKNNDQVLYLTIEI; encoded by the coding sequence ATGGAGCTGACTTATCCGGTGATTGTATCTAAGTTCAATGACAATGGTAATTATTTTGTGGTGACCTCGCCAGCGCTTACAGAACTGAAAGTTACTAAGAGAACTATGCCGGATGCAACTTTCTGGGCGGCGGATGAGATTGCTACGATGTTAGAAGGAAAAGAAGATTATCCTGCTCCAGGCGATCCAGCAAGTTGGGATCTGAAAAATAATGATCAGGTCTTGTATTTGACGATTGAAATTTAA
- a CDS encoding ABC transporter ATP-binding protein — translation MPQVLKINDLQQTFERGTVNENHVLRGIDLELEAGDFVTIIGSNGAGKSTLLNSIAGTLPVTQGQIILNDEDVTKQSVTKRAKKISRVFQDPKMGTAVRLTVEENLALAMKRGQRRGFAPGVKPRDRQFFKEQLATLNLNLENRLESEVGLLSGGQRQAITLLMATLKRPDLILLDEHTAALDPKTSITVMDLTEKLISEQHLTAFMVTHNMEDAIRYGNRLIMLHQGKVALNLKGDEKHDLTVTKLMDLFQQQAGSQLEDDALLLA, via the coding sequence ATGCCACAAGTCTTGAAGATTAATGATTTGCAACAAACTTTTGAACGTGGGACGGTAAATGAAAATCACGTGCTGCGCGGGATCGACCTCGAACTTGAAGCAGGGGATTTTGTCACGATTATTGGTAGTAACGGAGCTGGCAAATCGACGTTGTTAAATAGCATTGCGGGGACTTTACCAGTGACGCAGGGTCAAATCATTTTAAATGATGAAGATGTTACTAAACAGTCGGTTACTAAGCGTGCTAAGAAGATTAGTCGAGTTTTCCAGGATCCAAAAATGGGCACAGCAGTGCGCTTGACGGTTGAAGAGAATCTAGCATTGGCGATGAAAAGGGGACAGCGGCGTGGTTTTGCACCAGGAGTAAAACCTCGTGATCGTCAATTTTTCAAAGAGCAGTTGGCGACGTTAAATTTGAATCTTGAGAATCGCCTGGAGTCAGAGGTAGGACTTTTATCTGGGGGTCAGCGCCAAGCAATTACTTTACTGATGGCCACGCTAAAGCGGCCTGATTTAATTTTGTTAGATGAGCATACGGCAGCACTGGATCCGAAAACTTCAATTACCGTCATGGATCTGACGGAGAAATTAATCAGCGAGCAGCACCTGACGGCGTTTATGGTGACTCACAACATGGAAGATGCCATTCGCTACGGCAATCGGCTGATCATGCTCCACCAAGGCAAAGTGGCGCTCAATTTAAAGGGTGATGAGAAGCATGATTTAACTGTTACCAAATTAATGGATCTTTTCCAACAGCAAGCAGGCAGTCAATTAGAAGATGATGCGCTTTTGTTAGCTTAA
- a CDS encoding ABC transporter permease, protein MTNIFELLLSTTSQGLLWSVMAIGVYLTFRILDIADMTAEGSFPLGAGIAAMCIVNKVNPVVATFAAFLGGMLAGLVTGLLNTKLKIPSLLAGIITMTGLYSVTSRVIGNAANISLLGKDTIFTEAQKWVMTRNNSVIVVGLLIALLVIGLLMLFFSTEIGLAMRATGDNPDMSAANGIKTENMKILGYMISNACIALSGALIAQNNGFADLNSGVGTIVIGLASIIIAEVLLKNQKIGLRLFTIVIGAILYRLILALVFEMNVQPSDAKLASALVLVVCLSLPNFRLHRNKKGGSDHATSLED, encoded by the coding sequence ATGACTAATATTTTTGAATTATTATTATCAACGACCTCGCAAGGACTCTTGTGGTCGGTGATGGCAATTGGAGTTTACCTAACATTTCGAATTCTGGATATTGCCGATATGACAGCTGAGGGTAGTTTTCCGTTGGGCGCGGGGATTGCGGCAATGTGTATTGTGAATAAGGTGAATCCGGTTGTAGCAACTTTTGCTGCGTTTCTAGGTGGGATGCTTGCAGGACTCGTAACGGGACTTCTAAACACCAAGCTTAAAATTCCTTCATTGTTAGCTGGGATTATCACGATGACAGGACTTTATTCCGTTACTTCGCGGGTAATTGGTAACGCTGCGAATATTTCACTTTTGGGCAAGGATACGATTTTCACAGAGGCGCAAAAATGGGTGATGACTCGCAACAATTCTGTCATTGTGGTTGGGCTTTTGATTGCTCTGTTAGTTATCGGACTATTGATGTTATTCTTTAGTACAGAGATTGGCCTGGCGATGCGCGCGACGGGAGATAATCCAGATATGAGTGCCGCAAACGGGATCAAAACGGAGAATATGAAGATCTTAGGTTATATGATTTCAAACGCCTGTATTGCGCTCTCGGGAGCTTTGATCGCACAAAATAACGGATTTGCCGACTTAAATTCAGGGGTCGGAACGATCGTAATTGGACTTGCTTCCATTATAATTGCAGAGGTTTTGTTGAAAAATCAAAAGATCGGCCTGCGACTTTTTACAATTGTCATTGGAGCAATTTTGTATCGTCTCATTCTTGCTTTAGTATTTGAAATGAACGTCCAGCCATCAGATGCGAAACTGGCTTCGGCGTTAGTCTTAGTAGTTTGCTTATCGTTGCCGAATTTCCGGCTGCATCGCAATAAAAAAGGAGGATCTGATCATGCCACAAGTCTTGAAGATTAA